A region of the Corynebacterium renale genome:
AATCGCCACGATTGTTGCAGCGAAGATCGCAAAGAGGTGCCACGCATTATCTGCCAACCCTTCCGGGGTGGGTAGCAGCCACACAATCACACCTACGGCGAGTGCGGCAACGAGGCGTCCTGGTTTTACTTCTCCCTCACGCCCCTGTATCTCCACAGGGGGAGGGGCTGAGTGATGCGTGCGCGTACTCACTTGATGAACCGCACTTTTTCATACAAAGATTCCAATGCCTTTTCTTTGCGCTCGTTGTAGATCACCTTTTGCTGCTCGAAGATGTTGTTGCCGTGAGCGTCGATAGACACAATGAGGGGCCCGAAACCTTTTACTCGGCTGGTCCACAAAGATTCGGGCATACCCAGGTCAGTCCAATGGACGGATTCAATCTCTTCTACCTCGGTAGCTGCTATCACTGCGTTGCCTGCAGGGAAGACGCAGTGCAGTGCCCCAAATTCTGCGCAGCCACGTTCAGTATTAGGGCCCATGCCACCCTTACCGACGATCAGGCGTACGCCGGTTTCTTTAATGAAGTCATATTCAAACTTCTCCATACGCATACTTGTGGTGGGACCCACAGACACCATCTCATAACCGGACGCAGCGGTATCACTTGCGCGAGTGATGGGTCCGGCGTGCAAAATGGCGCCGTCACGGACGTCGACAGGAAGTTTGCGCCCGTATTCAACGAGACGACGGTGGGCTACATCGCGGCAGGTGGTGATGTGCCCGTCAAGGAAAATAATGTCGCCTACCTGAATGTCTTCGAGGTCTTCTCGCGAAATTGGGGTGGTGAGGGTTTTCGCGCCTACCTGTTCAGCCAGGCGTGCGATATCTGCGTGCACCCGTTGCACAAGTTCGTTGTTGACCATGTCCTTATTGGCGATATCGGCTGGGGAGCTGGAAGTAGTAGTCATTAGTCTGTCCTTTCGGGTATTGCAGGTTTAGCGCAGCGCGAAGTCTTCGTGGGTGGGAGAGGTAAACGTACCGTCGGGCTGGATAAGAATGGTCCCACGGCGGTGTGACCAGCACCCAGTGTTGAGCGCGACGGATAGTACGGAAGGATGGCGTGCCGAGTTTTCGATATTGACGCCCATGACGGACTTCCCGCCGCCCAAACCTTGAGGACCCAAGCCCAAGGAATTGATAGCTTCTTCCAGATCGTGTTCCAATCCGGCAACGAGCTCGTTAGGATTTTCAGAATCGGCAGGGCGCATGAGGGCCTTTTTAGACATGTACGCTGCGGAATCGATGGACGTGCCGATGCCGACGCCGATGAGTAGTGGTGGGCAGGCGTTCAGCCCGTAGGACGTCATAACGTCCAGAACGAACTTCACTGCACCTTCGTAGCCCTCACCAGGCATGAGGGTTTTGCCTTGGCCAGGCAAGGAGCAACCGCCGCCTGCAAGATAAACATCAAGTTCGAGGGTGTCGCTGCCTTCTTCAATCTCCCAGTACACCCAGGGGGATTCGGAACCAGTGTTGGTACCTGTGTTCTTTTCTTGGAAGGTTTCCACGGTGTTGTGTCGCAGCGGGGCGGTCTGTGTTGCAGTGCCGACGGCCTCTTTCAGCATTGCGTGGAGTTCGTCGCGAAGCGGGTAATCGCTGCCGACGCGGGCGAACATTTGGACAAGCCCGGTATCCTGGCACGATGGGCGGTTGAGGTTAGCTGCGAGTTCCTGGTTGTGGCGCATGGTGTCGTAGATCATGAGCGCGCGGGGATTCGATTCGTCAGCGCGAAGTTTTTCGAGACGGTGCTCCACATCGACGGGGAGTTTTTTCGACACCATATCGGTGAATTGAGCGATGATGTCTACAATCTGTGCGCGATCGGCACTGGTAGTGGTCACAGTGTTCTCCTAACACGGGGATAAGTGGTAGTTCACCTCCTATTTTTCTTTCTCATGGCAGCCTGGCGCGAGGGTATTTTTTGGCACTTTCGGTCTTCACATCAGGGTTTGTGACACCTGTTTCTGCTCCTTGTGCGGACTGAAAAATAAAAATTCCACCGCATGTGACCTGCGGTGGAAGATAAACCCCTGCCATTTATAGCCGGGACAGTAAAAATTTATCCCTCGTCTGTGCGCAGCATGAACGCTAAACGGGCGGCTAGGTCTGCCGCACTTTCTTCTCGGCTGGAATTCCACTGGGCCAGTTGGCTGTAAATATCGTCACGCCAGCGATGTACGTACTGTTTCTTGAACCCAGGATCAACTTTTCTGGCTTCTGGTTGGGCAGCAGCAGCTTCCCGATACGCGCTAGGGGTCAGGCCGAACGCTTTTTTGAATGTGGTGCTCAAGGCTTTAGCATCGCCGAATCCGGAATCTAGGGCGACGTCGATAATTCGCTCATCTGTGTGCGCCAATGCACGGGTAGCTTCGCGCAGACGTACCCGGTTGATGTAGTCGAAGCAGGTCATCCCCATAGTTTGGGTAAACAGTGTTGAAAGGTAGGCCTCGGAGTAACCGGCAACGCGCGCGATTTCGGCAAGCGTGAGACGCGTACGGAAATGCTTCTCTATGTAGGTGCATACCTCGCGCAGGTCGTATTCTGAGTGAATTGATTCTGAGCGACCTTCAATGGGGAAAGTTTCGAGGATTTCCGCTCCCAGCAGCGCGGCATCACCGGCTGTGCGTAAGTGGTCGGAATAGGAATCGCCACCTCGAATGAGCAAACGGGCGCATCGAGCCCGCAAG
Encoded here:
- the ttdB gene encoding L(+)-tartrate dehydratase subunit beta is translated as MTTTSSSPADIANKDMVNNELVQRVHADIARLAEQVGAKTLTTPISREDLEDIQVGDIIFLDGHITTCRDVAHRRLVEYGRKLPVDVRDGAILHAGPITRASDTAASGYEMVSVGPTTSMRMEKFEYDFIKETGVRLIVGKGGMGPNTERGCAEFGALHCVFPAGNAVIAATEVEEIESVHWTDLGMPESLWTSRVKGFGPLIVSIDAHGNNIFEQQKVIYNERKEKALESLYEKVRFIK
- the ttdA gene encoding L(+)-tartrate dehydratase subunit alpha, translating into MTTTSADRAQIVDIIAQFTDMVSKKLPVDVEHRLEKLRADESNPRALMIYDTMRHNQELAANLNRPSCQDTGLVQMFARVGSDYPLRDELHAMLKEAVGTATQTAPLRHNTVETFQEKNTGTNTGSESPWVYWEIEEGSDTLELDVYLAGGGCSLPGQGKTLMPGEGYEGAVKFVLDVMTSYGLNACPPLLIGVGIGTSIDSAAYMSKKALMRPADSENPNELVAGLEHDLEEAINSLGLGPQGLGGGKSVMGVNIENSARHPSVLSVALNTGCWSHRRGTILIQPDGTFTSPTHEDFALR
- a CDS encoding helix-turn-helix transcriptional regulator; the protein is MDPWINPDSFEFSTPVAGGRVHGYCYEVGTYHYNWHDDVELFMIVTGTAEVATRGERIVVKPGEPVILNSNQGHATLALEPGTTAGVIHLGPGVFGAELPSFATKTHFSTYALRARCARLLIRGGDSYSDHLRTAGDAALLGAEILETFPIEGRSESIHSEYDLREVCTYIEKHFRTRLTLAEIARVAGYSEAYLSTLFTQTMGMTCFDYINRVRLREATRALAHTDERIIDVALDSGFGDAKALSTTFKKAFGLTPSAYREAAAAQPEARKVDPGFKKQYVHRWRDDIYSQLAQWNSSREESAADLAARLAFMLRTDEG